In one window of Arachis ipaensis cultivar K30076 chromosome B06, Araip1.1, whole genome shotgun sequence DNA:
- the LOC107604634 gene encoding replication protein A 14 kDa subunit B — protein sequence MDTSNPAVFVNAELLQFYVGRRVRAVMQVVRSEGGVVIGKSTDEKQLVVKGPPPPAPLTNFVEVIGIVDNDRSIRAEIWTNFGNVIDMFSYNKLCQLANGEFKHLFV from the exons ATGGACACATCAAATCCTGCAGTTTTTGTCAATGCAGAACTCTTGCAGTTTTATGTTGGAAGGAGGGTTCGGGCTGTGATGCAGGTTGTGCGATCCGAGGGGGGAGTTGTCATTGGAAAATCAACAGATGAGAAGCAGCTAGTTGTGAAAGGGCCACCCCCACCTGCACCTCTTACAAATTTTGTTGAAGTTATTGGCATTGTTGACAATGATAGGTCCATTCGAGCTGAGATATGGACCAATTTTGGCAATGTGATTG ATATGTTCAGCTACAATAAGCTTTGTCAGCTTGCAAATGGAGAATTTAAGCACTTGTTTGTGTGA